The Halodesulfovibrio sp. MK-HDV DNA segment CCACATTGATTTTGCAGAGGGGTTGTCCGGATTAACAGGACGTTTGTCACTGAGAAATAGGAGGGGAAAACGGCGACCGGCCTGAAACAGTAGATTCTGCTTCCGGCCGGTGCGGTGTATTACTATTGTAGTTGTATCAGGGGCTGGCTCAAAGAACTTTTCAATACGTGCTCCTGTAAGGTGCACTGAAAGTTCTACGCACAGCCGCCTAAAGAAATGTGCTTCCATTGTTTACTAGTCAGCGCGCTGGCGCTCGTCCTCTTCCTGTTTACTTTTGCAATTAATGCATAGCTTAGTAACAGGACGTGCTTCCAGTCGTGCAATACCGATATCTTCGCCACAATCGTCACAAACGCCAAAAGAGCCTTCGTCGAGACGAGTAATAGCAGAACGAATCTTTTTAATGAGCTTACGTTCACGATCACGAATACGTAATGTAAACGCGCGATCAGACTCAGCGGTTGCACGGTCTGCAGGATCTGCAAACATTTCACTATTATCAGTCAGATCGTCCAGAGTTGCGTCACCTTTCTGCTGTGCTTCATCAAGCATCCCCTGCAGAATTGTACGGAAATGATCAAGATCTTTCTGTTCCATGTATGTCCTCCTCGGCATCTATCAAACTGAGGCAGTCACTCTCATAACTGCCAAAACTGCACTGCAAATAACGCCAAGTGTGTGGTCGTATGCGCATTACCATAAAGAAGAACAATCCAATAAACTAAAATATATCAAAAAGCAAAGCTCTCGTTATGAGTTATAATGCGTTTGGGCAAATTGTGCTGTATCCCATTAAATGTAACGTCAGAAAGTAAGGTTACCATTATTAAAGAACACATTAACCATACGACTTGACTTAATAATATGTACCACTGAACAAAAGCTTACAGTTTATCACTTCCGGCAAGCAGGAATACGCTCGTTTTTGCAAGCCACACATCTGCACGAACCCAACAACTACATGCCGCACTCACTCCGTAAGAGTAGATACGCACTTCATGTAGTCGTTTTGTGGTATT contains these protein-coding regions:
- the dksA gene encoding RNA polymerase-binding protein DksA, giving the protein MEQKDLDHFRTILQGMLDEAQQKGDATLDDLTDNSEMFADPADRATAESDRAFTLRIRDRERKLIKKIRSAITRLDEGSFGVCDDCGEDIGIARLEARPVTKLCINCKSKQEEDERQRAD